One Glycine soja cultivar W05 chromosome 7, ASM419377v2, whole genome shotgun sequence genomic window, ATATGCTACAGACTTGTTGAAGAAGTTTCGAATGACTAACTGTAATGCAGCAGCCACCCCAGCTGAAACAGGATTGGCATTGAGTTTGAGAGATGAAGGAGAACCTGTTGATGAAACTCAGTATAGACAGATTGTGGGTTCATTAAGGTACTTGTGCAATACAAGACCTGATTTGGCATTCAGTGTTGGACTGATCAGTAGGTTTATGCAAACTCCAAAAACTCCTCACATGATGGCAACAAAGAGAATTTTGAGGTATATTAGAGGCACAATTAACTATGGTATTCTACTGCCAAATACCATCACGAGTTCAAACATGGAACTGCTTGGCTATACTGACTCAAACTGGATAAGAGATAAtgatgatagaaagagcactgcTGGATATATTTTCCTACTTGGAGATGCACTGGTGTCATGGAGTTCAAAAAAGCAAGATCTTATTGCCTTATCAACTTGTGAAGTTGAATACATAGCAGCATCAATGTGCTCGTGTCAAGGCTTATGGCTAAGAAAACTGTTGAAAGAAATGAAGATCCAGAAGACTGAAGCTATAAACATACTGGTGAACAATAAATCTGCAATCAGCCTTGCAAAAAATCCAATTGATCATGGTCGAAGCAAACACATAGAAACAAGGTACCATTTTATTCGGGACAAGGTGAGCAAAGGGAAGGAAAAACTGCTATACTGCAAGTCAGAAGATGATCTTGCAGACTTACTGACTAAACCTTTGAAGAAGAACAGATTTGAAGACTTGAGAAAcaagatgatgatcatgattgaATGAAAGTCAAAATTATGGGGGAGTGTTAGAAATGATAGTAATTCTGACTTTGTTTGTTAAGCCTTTCTAATATAGGAAGTTAGTTGGTTAGTTAATAATGATGTAATCAAGTTGTTAGTGAGGGACCAAAATGCAAAATACAATTCAGTCTCTGTCCCTCTTATAAATACTGTTTTCATTGttctttcaataataattttttcattctccttatttgttagttttgctTCTCTCTAAACCTCTCTCACTTTTCTCCTTCCTCAAGTTACCTCTTTGTGCGTGTGTGTGCGCAAGAACAACAAGTTCTAACACTTTCcagcaacattttttttttctgaaatacTTTCCAGCAGCATCGTGCTTAACGGTTGAATTTCTGACCACATTTACCGCTTCTATCTATAGTTACACATGTCTTTCTGCTCCCCTCCCaccctaaaaaaaattgttaaaaagggaaaagacatcgattaaataagaaatttgattaaaaaaggtAACAGTACTGATTAaaaaaactggaaaaaaaatatttagtatgagaattataagaaattataaaaaatattataggcaacttaattttttactttttaataaaaatatatataactcaaTTTGTACACTATTATTCAATATATAACTCAATTTGTACACTATTATGTAACTCTGCAGATTGAGTTATATATTGAATAATAGTGTACAAATTGACATTGTCAACATAGATTTCATTCATAAGCATCCTGATCttggaaaaaattaattaccagTGTTGCGAATTCAGATTGGCTTTAGCAAGTGCATATCTGAACATGGAGTATATGTAAAAGGAGAATATGAGTCAGACTTAGTAATATTGTGCCTCTATGTTGATGATTTACTCATCACAGGAAACAACAAGGTAGAGATTGACAAGATTAAGCAACTGCTGAagaatcaatttgaaatgacTGACTTAGGATCTCTCTCATACTTCCTTGGAATTGAGTTCAAGGAAACTGAAGCTGCaattgtgatgcatcaaagcaaATATGCTACAGACTTGTTGAAGAAGTTTCGAATGACTAACTGTAATGCAGCAGCCACCCCAGCTGAAACAGGATTGGCATTGAGTTTGAGAGATGAAGGAGAACCTGTTGATGAAACTCAGTATAGACAGATTGTGGGTTCATTAAGGTACTTGTGCAATACAAGACCTGATTTGGCATTCAGTGTTGGACTGATCAGTAGGTTTATGCAAACTCCAAAAACTCCTCACATGATGGCAACAAAGAGAATTTTGAGGTATATTAGAGGCACAATTAACTATGGTATTCTACTGCCAAATACCATCACGAGTTCAAACATGGAACTGCTTGGCTATACTGACTCAAACTGGATAAGAGATAAtgatgatagaaagagcactgcTGGATATATTTTCCTACTTGGAGATGCACTGGTGTCATGGAGTTCAAAAAAGCAAGATCTTATTGCCTTATCAACTTGTGAAGTTGAATACATAGCAGCATCAATGTGCTCGTGTCAAGGCTTATGGCTAAGAAAACTGTTGAAAGAAATGAAGATCCAGAAGACTGAAGCTATAAACATACTGGTGAACAATAAATCTGCAATCAGCCTTGCAAAAAATCCAATTGATCATGGTCGAAGCAAACACATAGAAACAAGGTACCATTTTATTCGGGACAAGGTGAGCAAAGGGAAGGAAAAACTGCTATACTGCAAGTCAGAAGATGATCTTGCAGACTTACTGACTAAACCTTTGAAGAAGAACAGATTTGAAGACTTGAGAAAcaagatgatgatcatgattgaATGAAAGTCAAAATTATGGGGGAGTGTTAGAAATGATAGTAATTCTGACTTTGTTTGTTAAGCCTTTCTAATATAGGAAGTTAGTTGGTTAGTTAATAATGATGTAATCAAGTTGTTAGTGAGGGACCAAAATGCAAAATACAATTCAGTCTCTGTCCCTCTTATAAATACTGTTTTCATTGttctttcaataataattttttcattctccttatttgttagttttgctTCTCTCTAAACCTCTCTCACTTTTCTCCTTCCTCAAGTTACCTCTTTGTGCGTGTGTGTGCGCAAGAACAACAAGTTCTAACACTTTCcagcaacattttttttttctgaaatacTTTCCAGCAGCATCGTGCTTAACGGTTGAATTTCTGACCACATTTACCGCTTCTATCTATAGTTACACATGTCTTTCTGCTCCCCTCCCaccctaaaaaaaattgttaaaaagggaaaagacatcgattaaataagaaatttgattaaaaaaggtAACAGTACTGATTAaaaaaactggaaaaaaaatatttagtatgagaattataagaaattataaaaaatattataggcaacttaattttttactttttaataaaaatatatataactcaaTTTGTACACTATTATTCAATATATAACTCAATTTGTACACTATTATGTAACTCTGCAGATTGAGTTATATATTGAATAATAGTGTACAAATTGACATTGTCAACATAGATTTCATTCATAAGCATCCTGATCttggaaaaaattaattaccagTGTTGCGAATTCAGATTGGCTTTAGCAAGTGCATATCTGAACATGGAGTATATGTAAAAGGAGAATATGAGTCAGACTTAGTAATATTGTGCCTCTATGTTGATGATTTACTCATCACAGGAAACAACAAGGTAGAGATTGACAAGATTAAGCAACTGCTGAagaatcaatttgaaatgacTGACTTAGGATCTCTCTCATACTTCCTTGGAATTGAGTTCAAGGAAACTGAAGCTGCaattgtgatgcatcaaagcaaATATGCTACAGACCTGTTGAAGAAGTTTCGAATGACTAACTGTAATGCAGCAGCCACCCCAGCTGAAACAGGATTAGCATTGAGTTTGAGAGATGAAGGAGAACCTGTTGATGAAACTCAGTACAGACAGATTGTGGGTTCATTAAGGTACTTGTGCAATACAAGACCTGATTTAGCATTCAGTGTTGGACTGATCAGTAGGTTTATGCAAACTCCaaaaacttaatattttttcctaTACGTCTAACTTAATATGAACttgctaaatatttttttccctaatttattttttccttgtttttattGCATGATATAGTGTATTGTTGATTTATATAGTGtgaattcaaattattttactactattattttgttatttagttcaagttatttatttctttcatttttattttatttttttaacacaaccTAGTCAACCCAACTTAAAAATGTAACATCGTACTGTATGTTTATATTtacataaagaaaaatgatttattttttactgtgtaattttttttttaattaataataagtcgcccacaataagtaaaattaatctATGATTcagataattaagaaaaaaacatgcgtgtgcaaaaaaaaacaaaaaaagaaacaacccAGTCGCATCCTTATTTCttcacataatatttttatatatacgtCTAACTCGTCGACCAAATTGTGGTTTCCTTGTTACTTGTGAATCAAACAATTGAACAGTTCTTTCTTACTCGGCGTTCAATATTAAAAAGCCAATGACATTCTATGCACTTGTACTGTATTTTACAAGGAAATCTCTCAGAAAACCTCAATCAAACAAACCACAAGCCCAAATCATCAATACTAAACCCCTTCAAATACCCATATATAGGTGGGAAAAAATGACATACCATCTTTCATCATTCACCTAAACCTTCTTTTCCTACCAATCAATCACATGTGTTGCAGAAACCGCTTCATCGCCTGCACCTGCTGCATAATCATCACCCTCTTCTTCATGTTCATAATTTCCATCATCCTCTTTTGGATAATCATATCCCCATCAAATGTCAAGTTCCATGTAACCGATGCCTCCCTAACAGAATTCAACCTCACAAGCAACAATACCTTGTATTACAACCTAAAGGTCAACGTCACAGTGAGAAACCCCAACAACAAAATCGTAGTGTACTATAGGAGGATCAAAGCAATAGCTTGGTACAAAGATAATGATTTTGGTTGGGTGAGCTTAACACCCTTTGACCAAGGCCACAAGAATACCACTTTCCTTCAAGCAGTGTTTGAAGGGCAAAGAGTGATTAAGCTCAAACCTAAACAACTTGGTGAGTACAAAGATGAGACAAGTGTTGGGATTTACGAGGACTTGGCTGTGGATTTTGATCTTAGAATCAAAGCAAACTTTGGAAGGTTCAAGAGTAGTCGTTTCGATCCACCCGTTGTTCAGTGTCGCCGTTTGAAGGTTCCTTTGATTTCTAATGGTAAAACTGCACCTCCTTTTAGTGTCACCAAATGTAAAATTGATGGTTCTTTCTTTGCAGATCGTGATTCTCAAGCAGAAGCTAGatagatgatatatatatatatatatatatatatatatatatatatatatatatatatatatatatatcttagaaGAAAAGGTCAATTAATTTGTGCAAATTTTCCATTACCTCAATCTgcaaaattatgtaaattaaaGTGTTACATGAATTATATATGTGTACATgctattatataagaaaaacaaacgCGCTCTTGTCGTATGCCAAAAatctaataaagaaaaatcctCATGTTATGTCAATTTGCttgttatatattatttcaGTTCGCTGTTCACCTTCTTGTAGTCCCAAGAGTGTGCTTGGCTATACTGCGGgtctaattttaatttccataTGCGCATAGAGTGTGCTTGCGCATTATATTGAATTTGACATGGATGTCATGTCACTTAGCcataaactaaattaacttgACAAATCAATCTTTCTCTAAAGTCTCAACGAGGACAAGCTTTGTATTTCGTTAATGAATGGTTTCCAAAGCAGTTGGAACATTTGAAAATTACACGATCTAATCTAATCTGCGTTGTTATTGGTTCTAAGTAATATTACATTTATAATCAATTGATATGATAGATAGGAGTGTTTAGGGGTATGGGTTACTTGCAAATCCAGCTTGATTCGGACAGCTTGAGTTGGATCATTCATGTATTTAAATCAAAACCAAATCAAATTGATCAAAATCATTCATATACAATTTGGATCAtgagtttaaatttataaataagttgACCCGACCCGTGAAcctgtaattaaaatatatatatatatatatatatatatatatatatatatatatatatatatatatatatataatgaatttagAATGATGTTCAAGATGAACACTCTGAATTTAACATTTTGAATTAGTAGAAATTGAAAGCAAtcaaatattatattctttcttGTATGACTAGAGATATATTGATCATTCTTGTATCTATTGTATCTCATTGAGTCTAAGTTGAGTACAAAGTTTAGAATTCTAGATTTATTTGTAATGGCTTAAGTCCCACTACATTTGAAGGTTTCATTTGTGTCCAAAATTGGCTTAGATATACTAAGATAATGTtaatgacttgaaatttgaaataaatgaaGCGAAAAATATTGGATCAGGTGTgtactcttattttatttttttatatttgtataaaatgtCAATTAATGTTTGTGCTAATGgattgtgtttaaattttttgaattatttgattTGACTTTAAATACTATTAATATTGAAACTCCAAGTGTTGGAATTGCAACGGTTGAGACTACTGGTGTtcaaacttttaatttattactttaaagtacattaatatttattttacctttttttcatattgattttttcttgtcatgtttataatatcaatggattatattttgttcatttatttcGACAAACTTAATTGCAACAAACCTGGTTGTAGCTAATTAGCTGGTTGCAACAATTATTACAATACATGAGTTTGTAGGAAATAGGTGTGACTTAGACTATCATAGTAAATTTTgttgaagaatattttattttaatttgtattagtctattttagaatattatattaatgatattaaatcaatcaattttattatttttagacatTTGATAATAGTGTTAATTGTATTGAATATATGGATAAATCATGGTATAATATAATagttttaagaaagaaaatgatcAAACCATTCATGAGTGGgttgaatttaaaaaacaaattatgaaaATCAAACTGAAGTAAACcgattaaatttgataaaattgggtcctaaatttaactaaaattgaTCCAAATCCACATGCAAACTCATAGGTAAAGTAccattttttttggtgattgaGTTGAAGAAGTCAAAAGATGGAATAATGAGCTTCTTTAGGATTTTTATAAGAAACGTGTTGTTCGGAAATGACATTGGCCCCCTTACGCATCATtcttagcttttaaatgaatttaatttaattttataatcagTATATATTTAATTCCATTTTTGTCAATAAGATAAGAGAACCCTCTACCTGGTAAAGATCAGCATCATCATACGTTGCGTGTGACTAAACATTAAAGCATCGGAGATAAATTATGACtatattaattcttaattattttaaaaattaacctgAATTGCCGAGtccttaattttatatatcaaattttagCAAATAACCAAAGTTACCAAACAAAATATCATCATTTTGGAATAgcatttctaaaatattaaattataatttccaGTTGTTGACAAAAGAGAGTGACCAAATGATGGCAGCATATCCTCAAAACTGGACTGTAGAtacaaaatatgatttattaaatatttttacaccaGATGACTTAAATCTTAACAGCAATCCTTTCTTATTTCTTTcacatataatattttgtacCCTCATCTCCACGTCTCCTTGTTACTTGTTAATCAAATAATTGAAGAATTTCCTCTTTATCTGGCCTCAAGAGTCAACGCTTCCCTTTGCACTTGTAGTTTCCAAGGAAATCTCTAGGAAAATTAAAGATCATCAACCAACAAACCACACGCTGAAACTATCAATGGCAACCCCTACAAATACGCATAAGAAAAAATGTTACACCATCTTTCATCAAACACTTAGACCTACCAACCAATCATCACACCATGTGTTTCAGATCGCGTTGCAGCTTCTGCTATATCTTCTTCACAATCTACACCCTTATGCTCATGTTCATTCTTTCCATCATCCTCTTCTGGATAATCATCTCACCCTCAAGTGTCAAGTTCCATGTAACCGATGCCTCACTAACACAATTCAACCTCACAAGCAACAACACATTGTACTACAACTTCAAAGTCAACGTCACAATGAGAAaccccaacaacaacatcatagTGTACTACAGGAGGATCACAGCAATTTCTTGGTACAAAGATAATGCTTTTGGTTGGGTGAGCTTAACACCCTTTGACCAAGGCCACAAGAACACAACCTTCCTTCAAGCAGTGTTTGAAGGGCAGAGGGTGATTAAGCTCAAATCTAAACAACTTGGTGAGTATAAAGATGAGACAAGTGTTGGGATTTACAAGGACCTTGCTGTGGATTTTGATCTTAGAATCAGAGCCAAGTATGCAAAGTTCAAGAGTAGTCGTTTCAATACACCCATTGTTCAGTGTCGCCGATTGAGGGTTCCTTTGATTTCTAATGGTAAATCAGTACCTCCTTTTAGTGTCACCAGATGCAAAAGTGCTTATTTCTTCTCAGATCGTGATGCTGCTGATGGATAGGAGCTGCAGGCTGATATGAAACCTCTATAATCAGTTGACCATGTCAGTTAATCTGTACACAATTTTTCCATTAAAAATAATCTGCAGAGAGATGTGTAAAGGTGTTACATGGATATATATACACCATAACATATAAAAACACTCTCATGTATGTTgtatacaaaaaataaaggaaaatacTCAATTTATGtatcattttgattttcttatgtTATATGATATTTCAGCTAGTTGTTGTTCATTTCTTTGTAGTCCCCatgattgtgattgatgatATACTGTAatgtttacttttaatttccAAAAGTAGATACATACGTGGAGAGAGGTGGAAACTTGAGAATTGCATCTTTTGGTAAACGAGAATTCACACACGCCAATTATATAGAATTTGTCATGGATATATCATTCCCATCAACGTAAACTTCACCAGCCAATTTTCCTCTAAAGCATCAACATCGACTGGTCTtgtatgacattttttttattcataaatggCAATAATAGTAGGAACATTTTAATAGCGACATGTTGTCTgtgtttaaaaagtaaaaaaaaatggaataattAATTTCTTCACAACTGGGAATTTTATATGAAACTTGTCGTTTGGAAATGGTTTTAATTGACCTATTTacacatctttttattttcacaaatgaatttatttcaatattctatttaaatatttaattatcgtTCATCCATCTTCCATGTTGGTCAATAACCCCTCTACATGATAAGGATTAACCTCATGCATTTGATTAAACATTAACCTCATGTtagttcttaattattttataaattaatccgAAGACAGCCGTCCTTATCCAAAATTACCTTCTTTCATataaaaatctcttataaaaatatttctgatttaactataagaaaaaatagttaattttgcactaattaaaaaattcaatttattatttacttgtagtaatctcaattaaaaaataattttaacttaaatgtACTTTCAATTCatatgatcattttttttctaatggaTCCATGCGGTTATAAAAATTCCTAAAAATAGCTGGCGTGACAAATAATTGCTGGCATTAGAAAGTAGTtgtcaacaaaaaatatcatattatgaGTGTCACGTAAGTAaggaaaaaagacaaaattattGGGGTTAAAAACCTAAAtgggaaaatttaaattttaaattaaatactaatataaaataaatacttaagtAAACCTAACTAAACTTTAATCTAACTTAGCTCAGATTTACAAAACTtgagtttgttttattttattgtagatTCATTTTTAAGACTTAGTTTGTCCTATTTGAAAgtctaacatatatttttaaagattttagaTAAACCGACAAACATGAACCAAGGCACATTTTAGTTTTATAGAACCACAATCTTGTGTCACAGTTGCAACTTAAGTATTTATCCTATTGTGAATATTTTTGGAATATCTGCAGGGTTCGAATACACTTTTTCATCCTTAAAAATTACCAATTTAGCATAATAATTACACTTTAAaggccaaaataaaaaaaaatgaaacttaaaagaccacaatataataaaaatatataaataagaaatcaaaattatatttaaccaaaaataataataaaagaactaaaaatgatcctaataaaatataaagctaACTTATTTCTTAAAGTTTGAACCTAAAATATTGTGCGAGCTACTCAAATTCCCAAATCCCTACATACATGGTTAGGGATGATAATAGGTGGGTTTTGAATAGGATCTTATAGTGCTGATTCTCATAcctgtgttttaaaaaaatcttcataCCCGGTCTCAGCTTGGCAGATAGTAACTTTAACCCTCATCTTGTTTCTATTAGATACTTATATACTCATAATCACACTTGCAACTCACACTAATATATAAAGTTAATAAATCAAGTCAAGTTAATACATAATCCTGAGTTGTCTAAACTCAAGTcaatacaaaaaattacaaagataatAATTCAACATTATGATTcctaaaattaatattctaatcgtttaataaaaattctaattaaacttgaATATCATGGATAATTTATATGTGTGTATATGTGACATGTACATAATAGGAGGAGTGAGTATTATAATATTCATACCTGCACTCATatctatgtaaatttacatataaatattcatttttcatACCTAATCTCAATATGTAGATAATTATTCTTTTGACTTGTAGATATTTTTATAGATACCCGTAAGATCAGGTGGACTTTCTTGTCCCTATTGTACCATagtgaatttttcttttgagatgCATGTATCTATCAATTGACACATGCATGATAAGTAgtgaaaaataacaaattattaaagaaagtatttaataggtttttttttacgaaagtatttattagattaaaagttaaaaaattaatcaatgctttttttataatttaaaacacttaatatgatatattaaatatttttttaccagaTGTCTTAATACAGACACAATTTCTTCATCACATTTTATATTGTGTACTCTCATCTCCACGTTTCCTAGTTGTTAATCAAACTATATATTGAAGAATTTTTCTTTACTCGGCTTCAAAAGTCAATGCCTCGGTGCACTTGTATTATATTTTGCAGGGAAATCTCCCAGAAAAGATCAATCAACAAACCACACGCCTAAACCATCAACGTCTATACCCTTCAAATACCCTTAGACAAGTGTTGGGATTTACAATGACTTGACTGTGGATTTTGATCTTAGAATCCGGGCCAAGTTTGGAAGGTTGTTCAAGAGTAATCGTTTCCATCCACCAGTCGTGCAGTGTCGCCGTTTGAAGGTTCCTTtgatttttaatgataaaacaGCACCTCCTTTTAGTGTCACCAGATGCAGTGCTGCTTATTTCTTTTCAGATCGTGATGCTAAAGTCCAAGCAGATGGAAATGCATTTAGTTACATTACCATTAACCAGGAAAAGTCACGGTGTCTTTTCTTCACCTTA contains:
- the LOC114418692 gene encoding NDR1/HIN1-like protein 10 gives rise to the protein MCCRNRFIACTCCIIITLFFMFIISIILFWIIISPSNVKFHVTDASLTEFNLTSNNTLYYNLKVNVTVRNPNNKIVVYYRRIKAIAWYKDNDFGWVSLTPFDQGHKNTTFLQAVFEGQRVIKLKPKQLGEYKDETSVGIYEDLAVDFDLRIKANFGRFKSSRFDPPVVQCRRLKVPLISNGKTAPPFSVTKCKIDGSFFADRDSQAEAR
- the LOC114418695 gene encoding NDR1/HIN1-like protein 10, giving the protein MCFRSRCSFCYIFFTIYTLMLMFILSIILFWIIISPSSVKFHVTDASLTQFNLTSNNTLYYNFKVNVTMRNPNNNIIVYYRRITAISWYKDNAFGWVSLTPFDQGHKNTTFLQAVFEGQRVIKLKSKQLGEYKDETSVGIYKDLAVDFDLRIRAKYAKFKSSRFNTPIVQCRRLRVPLISNGKSVPPFSVTRCKSAYFFSDRDAADG